Proteins encoded by one window of Vanacampus margaritifer isolate UIUO_Vmar chromosome 17, RoL_Vmar_1.0, whole genome shotgun sequence:
- the LOC144036962 gene encoding uncharacterized protein LOC144036962 isoform X3 yields the protein MLAIVNTAGRKHKLCVVVIPTLFWVKYIRTLFCDASQLGCKLANGSNQHFSQEGARPSGEEDAPPECQQEAESSHVKEEDEPGDEDRPESPHLKEQTGRLLLHEADITKFHVKSEDEEDEAQWSELRKTDRKCRRKTKKGLTPADVMMRAVREVKLNNKSIRSTAKKSHINYRTLARYCSKINLQEIAGDAPRPSLPVGYVKSRLVFSPEQERQLAEYVIAAADIYFSISPTQVRKLAYAFALRNNVALRKNWAQNQMAGADWLSAFLKRNPSLPVRTSEAAGELNAGRFVAILEEVLTLYKLEPESMWSMDEAGIGTAHEPDRIVSRRDYDQLGRSVQNPTLVTLSCAISASGTKIPPFFIFPCHRFQRHFLLGAPDGSAGAANPRGWMEEEHFVAFLEHFVRHARCSRETPRLLLFDKRSSHLSLDGLEYAKQNGVVLMSFPPPCSRRLQPFNLAVLKAHVHAASAAWMLKHAGKTMSIFDVPKLVAAAFPLALTPDNIRAGFRASGIYPFNPEMLHQTALLTAEPSAEPSAEPSAEPCTPLPGPSAPSGLRPATPEELTTRRKEGQKRKVPSTCGLADTPEKKKAEQGQLAGL from the exons ATGCTTGCGATTGTAAACACAGCAGGACGCAAACATAAACTTTGTGTTGTTGTCATTCCAACATTATTTTGGGTCAAATATATACGTACATTGTTTTGTGATGCAAGTCAATTGGGTTGCAAGCTTGCTAATGGCTCCAACCAACATTTCAGTCAAG AAGGCGCGCGGCCAAGTGGAGAAGAAGATGCTCCTCCCGAGTGCCAGCAGGAGGCCGAGTCGTCCCACGTCAAAGAGGAGGACGAGCCCGGGGACGAGGACCGGCCCGAGTCGCCCCATCTCAAAGAGCAAACGGGCCGGCTGCTTCTGCACGAGGCCGACATCACCAAGTTCCACGTGAAGAGTGAAGACGAGGAAGACGAGGCTCAGTGGTCAGAGCTCAG AAAGACGGACAGGAAGTGTAGACGCAAGACCAAGAAGGGCCTGACTCCCGCCGATGTCATGATGAGGGCAGTCAGGGAGGTGAAGTTAAACAACAAGTCCATCCGGAGCACCGCCAAAAAGTCGCACATCAACTACAGAACCCTGGCAAGATATTGCTCCAAAATCAACCTGCAGGAAATCGCCGGCGATGCGCCGCGCCCGTCCCTGCCGGTCGGCTACGTCAAAAGCCGGCTGGTTTTCAGTCCGGAGCAAGAGCGTCAGCTGGCGGAATACGTCATCGCCGCCGCCGATATCTATTTTTCCATCTCGCCCACTCAAGTCCGCAAACTGGCCTACGCATTTGCGCTGCGCAACAACGTGGCGCTCCGCAAAAACTGGGCCCAAAATCAAATGGCGGGGGCGGACTGGTTGTCGGCTTTTCTCAAGAGAAACCCGTCGCTTCCCGTCAGGACCTCGGAGGCCGCCGGCGAGCTCAACGCGGGCCGTTTCGTGGCCATCTTGGAGGAGGTGCTGACCCTGTACAAGTTGGAGCCCGAATCCATGTGGAGCATGGACGAGGCGGGAATCGGCACCGCCCACGAGCCCGACCGGATCGTCAGCCGCAGAGACTACGACCAACTCGGCCGCTCCGTACAGAACCCAACCCTGGTCACGCTTTCCTGCGCCATCTCCGCCTCCGGGACCAAGATCCCGCCTTTCTTCATCTTCCCGTGCCACAGGTTCCAGCGGCATTTCTTGCTCGGCGCCCCCGACGGGAGCGCGGGAGCGGCAAATCCCCGCGGCTGGATGGAGGAGGAGCACTTTGTGGCCTTCCTCGAGCATTTTGTGCGTCACGCCAGATGCAGCCGGGAGACGCCGCGGCTGCTGCTGTTCGACAAGCGCAGCTCGCACCTGTCGCTGGACGGCCTGGAGTACGCCAAGCAGAACGGCGTGGTGCTGATGTCCTTCCCTCCGCCGTGCTCGCGCCGCCTGCAGCCCTTCAACCTGGCCGTGTTGAAGGCGCACGTCCACGCCGCCTCCGCCGCCTGGATGCTGAAGCATGCCGGCAAAACCATGAGCATCTTTGACGTCCCCAAATTGGTGGCGGCGGCCTTCCCTCTCGCGCTCACCCCGGACAACATTCGGGCGGGATTCCGGGCCAGCGGAATTTATCCCTTCAACCCGGAGATGCTCCACCAGACGGCGCTTTTGACGGCAGAACCCAGCGCGGAACCCAGCGCAGAACCCAGCGCAGAACCGTGCACGCCTCTTCCGGGGCCTTCCGCGCCATCTGGATTGAGGCCGGCGACCCCGGAAGAACTGACGACTCGCAGGAAAGAAGGCCAAAAACGAAAGGTGCCGTCAACTTGCGGCCTCGCTGACACGCCGGAGAAGAAGAAGGCGGAGCAAGGACAGCTAGCCGGCTTGTAG
- the LOC144036962 gene encoding uncharacterized protein LOC144036962 isoform X1, producing the protein MCKVRLLRALVNERLNAAVEEIFGLFESTIAEYEEELCRSKEEIERQRQLLDAREPAGGFDATEGARPSGEEDAPPECQQEAESSHVKEEDEPGDEDRPESPHLKEQTGRLLLHEADITKFHVKSEDEEDEAQWSELRKTDRKCRRKTKKGLTPADVMMRAVREVKLNNKSIRSTAKKSHINYRTLARYCSKINLQEIAGDAPRPSLPVGYVKSRLVFSPEQERQLAEYVIAAADIYFSISPTQVRKLAYAFALRNNVALRKNWAQNQMAGADWLSAFLKRNPSLPVRTSEAAGELNAGRFVAILEEVLTLYKLEPESMWSMDEAGIGTAHEPDRIVSRRDYDQLGRSVQNPTLVTLSCAISASGTKIPPFFIFPCHRFQRHFLLGAPDGSAGAANPRGWMEEEHFVAFLEHFVRHARCSRETPRLLLFDKRSSHLSLDGLEYAKQNGVVLMSFPPPCSRRLQPFNLAVLKAHVHAASAAWMLKHAGKTMSIFDVPKLVAAAFPLALTPDNIRAGFRASGIYPFNPEMLHQTALLTAEPSAEPSAEPSAEPCTPLPGPSAPSGLRPATPEELTTRRKEGQKRKVPSTCGLADTPEKKKAEQGQLAGL; encoded by the exons ATGTGTAAAGTCCGACTGCTGAGGGCTTTGGTGAACGAGCGACTCAATGCCGCCGTGGAAGAAATCTTTGGACTGTTCGAAAGCACCATCGCCGAGTACGAGGAGGAACTTTGTCGGTCCAAAGAGGAAATCGAGCGCCAACGTCAGCTGCTGGACGCTCGCGAGCCCGCGGGAGGCTTCGACGCGACAG AAGGCGCGCGGCCAAGTGGAGAAGAAGATGCTCCTCCCGAGTGCCAGCAGGAGGCCGAGTCGTCCCACGTCAAAGAGGAGGACGAGCCCGGGGACGAGGACCGGCCCGAGTCGCCCCATCTCAAAGAGCAAACGGGCCGGCTGCTTCTGCACGAGGCCGACATCACCAAGTTCCACGTGAAGAGTGAAGACGAGGAAGACGAGGCTCAGTGGTCAGAGCTCAG AAAGACGGACAGGAAGTGTAGACGCAAGACCAAGAAGGGCCTGACTCCCGCCGATGTCATGATGAGGGCAGTCAGGGAGGTGAAGTTAAACAACAAGTCCATCCGGAGCACCGCCAAAAAGTCGCACATCAACTACAGAACCCTGGCAAGATATTGCTCCAAAATCAACCTGCAGGAAATCGCCGGCGATGCGCCGCGCCCGTCCCTGCCGGTCGGCTACGTCAAAAGCCGGCTGGTTTTCAGTCCGGAGCAAGAGCGTCAGCTGGCGGAATACGTCATCGCCGCCGCCGATATCTATTTTTCCATCTCGCCCACTCAAGTCCGCAAACTGGCCTACGCATTTGCGCTGCGCAACAACGTGGCGCTCCGCAAAAACTGGGCCCAAAATCAAATGGCGGGGGCGGACTGGTTGTCGGCTTTTCTCAAGAGAAACCCGTCGCTTCCCGTCAGGACCTCGGAGGCCGCCGGCGAGCTCAACGCGGGCCGTTTCGTGGCCATCTTGGAGGAGGTGCTGACCCTGTACAAGTTGGAGCCCGAATCCATGTGGAGCATGGACGAGGCGGGAATCGGCACCGCCCACGAGCCCGACCGGATCGTCAGCCGCAGAGACTACGACCAACTCGGCCGCTCCGTACAGAACCCAACCCTGGTCACGCTTTCCTGCGCCATCTCCGCCTCCGGGACCAAGATCCCGCCTTTCTTCATCTTCCCGTGCCACAGGTTCCAGCGGCATTTCTTGCTCGGCGCCCCCGACGGGAGCGCGGGAGCGGCAAATCCCCGCGGCTGGATGGAGGAGGAGCACTTTGTGGCCTTCCTCGAGCATTTTGTGCGTCACGCCAGATGCAGCCGGGAGACGCCGCGGCTGCTGCTGTTCGACAAGCGCAGCTCGCACCTGTCGCTGGACGGCCTGGAGTACGCCAAGCAGAACGGCGTGGTGCTGATGTCCTTCCCTCCGCCGTGCTCGCGCCGCCTGCAGCCCTTCAACCTGGCCGTGTTGAAGGCGCACGTCCACGCCGCCTCCGCCGCCTGGATGCTGAAGCATGCCGGCAAAACCATGAGCATCTTTGACGTCCCCAAATTGGTGGCGGCGGCCTTCCCTCTCGCGCTCACCCCGGACAACATTCGGGCGGGATTCCGGGCCAGCGGAATTTATCCCTTCAACCCGGAGATGCTCCACCAGACGGCGCTTTTGACGGCAGAACCCAGCGCGGAACCCAGCGCAGAACCCAGCGCAGAACCGTGCACGCCTCTTCCGGGGCCTTCCGCGCCATCTGGATTGAGGCCGGCGACCCCGGAAGAACTGACGACTCGCAGGAAAGAAGGCCAAAAACGAAAGGTGCCGTCAACTTGCGGCCTCGCTGACACGCCGGAGAAGAAGAAGGCGGAGCAAGGACAGCTAGCCGGCTTGTAG
- the LOC144036966 gene encoding uncharacterized protein LOC144036966 isoform X2: MCKVQMLRALVNQRLSAAVEEILVAVETTVAEYEEELCRSKEEIERQRKLLDAILKPSVDVRIQQADNPCEQQQHEPEQHYVKKEVEEDDDEEHSNFPEQQREAALARVKEEKKDEEAPHVREQLELLAEFPGQTDGSGKRKARSAHLDGREEPASVWEDAADVPGAVELLDDSSSSTFGEADKRKSSSCFAWTMADKETMAAFFEEYPMFYDTFLDDFKDVNSKRAVVKKFVKEKFQDKGRRVPTYKQVMGFLKNYRTRFVKLNSRRSEQADEQLTATEHWILNSFAYLRPHIKKRRGRATYQFPSSKTSPKRRSHPQPPSNASDSEADDAVPTTSTVADHKGAEGGGVAGRQNSRDAAAAVRVSADELLSQILTGADHQRAGHAPSLSSHEEEVKSFARYLTTLMMKIPEGPIWNDYRQQVLALTVGRGGRS, from the exons ATGTGTAAAGTCCAGATGCTGAGAGCTTTGGTGAATCAGCGACTCAGTGCTGCTGTTGAAGAAATTCTTGTGGCGGTCGAAACCACCGTCGCGGAGTACGAGGAGGAACTTTGTCGATCGAAAGAGGAGATCGAGCGACAACGAAAACTGCTGGACGCCATTTTGAAGCCTTCAGTTGACGTTCGGATACAGCAAGCAG ACAATCCctgtgagcagcagcagcatgaaCCCGAGCAACACTACGTAAAAAAGGAGGTagaagaggatgatgatgaggagcaCTCCAACTTTCCCG AGCAGCAGCGTGAAGCGGCGCTCGCACGtgttaaagaagaaaagaaagacgaGGAGGCGCCGCACGTGCGAGAGCAGTTGGAGCTGCTGGCAGAGTTTCCAG GCCAGACGGACGGAAGCGGCAAGAGGAAGGCCAGGAGCGCCCACTTGGACGGCCGGGAAGAGCCGGCTTCCGTTTGGGAGGACGCGGCGGACGTCCCCGGCGCCGTCGAGCTGCTGGACGACTCGTCCTCCTCCACCTTCGGCGAGGCCGACAAAAGGAAGAGCTCCTCCTGCTTTGCTTGGACGATGGCCGACAAGGAAACGATGGCCGCCTTTTTTGAGGAGTACCCCATGTTCTACGACACCTTTTTGGACGACTTTAAGGACGTCAACAGCAAACGAGCCGTGGTCAAGAAGTTTGTGAAAGAGAAATTTCAAGACAAGGGCCGGCGCGTGCCCACGT acaagCAAGTCATGGGCTTCCTGAAGAATTACCGGACTCGCTTCGTCAAGCTCAACAGCCGGCGCTCGGAGCAGGCCGACGAGCAGCTGACGGCGACGGAGCATTGGATTCTGAACAGCTTTGCGTACCTGCGGCCGCATATCAAGAAGAGGCGCGGCAGAGCAACGTACCAG ttCCCATCTTCCAAGACGTCCCCCAAAAGACGATCGCATCCGCAGCCGCCGTCAAATGCATCGGACAGCGAAGCGGACGATGCGGTGCCGACCACCAGCACGGTTGCTGACCATAAGGGAGcggagggtgggggggtggcTGGCCGGCAGAACAGCCGggatgccgccgccgccgtccgtGTGAGCGCCGATGAGCTGCTTTCACAG ATTTTGACGGGAGCCGATCATCAGCGAGCCGGACACGCCCCCTCGCTCTCCAGCCACGAGGAGGAGGTGAAGAGCTTCGCCCGCTATCTGACCACGCTCATGATGAAGATTCCGGAAGGTCCGATTTGGAACGACTACCGGCAGCAGGTGCTGGCTCTCACCGTGGGCCGCGGCGGTCGAAGCTGA
- the LOC144036970 gene encoding uncharacterized protein LOC144036970: protein MSRNLQQMDWEGPRVGPVEVPNHRTEGEGARAHGHSAAAAAAAAWEREDDTASECNETDGSEERGRAAALGPPSKGEQTFACSFCSKSFSRKDSFIRHIRGHTGEKPFACATCSKRFKYRYEISRHMKIHTGEKPFSCSVCGKTFGRREHLLSHMRSHTGEKPFGCSVCGRGFSQRSHLAAHSRTHTGVKPFPCTVCGNRFSLKCVLMAHMRTHTGEKPFTCSVCGNKFTRKRHLLMHMRRHAGEKSGPVPRSACHPH, encoded by the exons aTGTCAAGAAATTTGCAGCAAATGGACTGGGAGGGACCGCGGGTTGGACCAGTTGAAGT CCCGAATCACAGGACGGAAGGCGAGGGAGCCCGAGCGCACGGTcactcggcggcggcggcggcggcggcggcgtgggaGCGCGAGGACGACACGGCGTCGGAATGCAACGAAACGGACGGCAGCGAGGAAAGGGGCCGAGCGGCCGCCCTCGGCCCGCCGTCCAAAGGCGAGCAGACCTTCGCCTGCTCCTTCTGCAGCAAAAGCTTCAGCCGCAAGGACAGCTTCATCCGACACATCCGAGGCCACACGGGCGAGAAACCCTTCGCCTGCGCCACCTGCAGCAAACGCTTCAAGTACCGCTACGAGATCAGCCGCCACATGAAGATCCACACGGGGGAGAAACCCTTCAGCTGCTCCGTGTGCGGCAAGACCTTCGGCCGCCGCGAGCACTTGCTGTCGCACATGCGAAGTCACACGGGAGAGAAACCCTTCGGCTGCTCGGTGTGCGGCCGAGGCTTCAGCCAGCGCTCGCACTTGGCGGCGCACTCCCGCACGCACACGGGCGTCAAGCCCTTCCCCTGCACCGTGTGCGGGAACCGGTTCTCCCTCAAGTGCGTTTTGATGGCGCACATGAGGACgcacacgggcgagaagccCTTCACGTGTTCCGTTTGCGGGAACAAGTTCACACGCAAGCGCCATCTGCTCATGCACATGAGGAGGCACGCCGGCGAAAAAAGCGGTCCCGTGCCGAGGAGTGCTTGCCATCCCCATTAA
- the LOC144036962 gene encoding uncharacterized protein LOC144036962 isoform X2: MCKVRLLRALVNERLNAAVEEIFGLFESTIAEYEEELCRSKEEIERQRQLLDAREPAGGFDATGARPSGEEDAPPECQQEAESSHVKEEDEPGDEDRPESPHLKEQTGRLLLHEADITKFHVKSEDEEDEAQWSELRKTDRKCRRKTKKGLTPADVMMRAVREVKLNNKSIRSTAKKSHINYRTLARYCSKINLQEIAGDAPRPSLPVGYVKSRLVFSPEQERQLAEYVIAAADIYFSISPTQVRKLAYAFALRNNVALRKNWAQNQMAGADWLSAFLKRNPSLPVRTSEAAGELNAGRFVAILEEVLTLYKLEPESMWSMDEAGIGTAHEPDRIVSRRDYDQLGRSVQNPTLVTLSCAISASGTKIPPFFIFPCHRFQRHFLLGAPDGSAGAANPRGWMEEEHFVAFLEHFVRHARCSRETPRLLLFDKRSSHLSLDGLEYAKQNGVVLMSFPPPCSRRLQPFNLAVLKAHVHAASAAWMLKHAGKTMSIFDVPKLVAAAFPLALTPDNIRAGFRASGIYPFNPEMLHQTALLTAEPSAEPSAEPSAEPCTPLPGPSAPSGLRPATPEELTTRRKEGQKRKVPSTCGLADTPEKKKAEQGQLAGL, encoded by the exons ATGTGTAAAGTCCGACTGCTGAGGGCTTTGGTGAACGAGCGACTCAATGCCGCCGTGGAAGAAATCTTTGGACTGTTCGAAAGCACCATCGCCGAGTACGAGGAGGAACTTTGTCGGTCCAAAGAGGAAATCGAGCGCCAACGTCAGCTGCTGGACGCTCGCGAGCCCGCGGGAGGCTTCGACGCGACAG GCGCGCGGCCAAGTGGAGAAGAAGATGCTCCTCCCGAGTGCCAGCAGGAGGCCGAGTCGTCCCACGTCAAAGAGGAGGACGAGCCCGGGGACGAGGACCGGCCCGAGTCGCCCCATCTCAAAGAGCAAACGGGCCGGCTGCTTCTGCACGAGGCCGACATCACCAAGTTCCACGTGAAGAGTGAAGACGAGGAAGACGAGGCTCAGTGGTCAGAGCTCAG AAAGACGGACAGGAAGTGTAGACGCAAGACCAAGAAGGGCCTGACTCCCGCCGATGTCATGATGAGGGCAGTCAGGGAGGTGAAGTTAAACAACAAGTCCATCCGGAGCACCGCCAAAAAGTCGCACATCAACTACAGAACCCTGGCAAGATATTGCTCCAAAATCAACCTGCAGGAAATCGCCGGCGATGCGCCGCGCCCGTCCCTGCCGGTCGGCTACGTCAAAAGCCGGCTGGTTTTCAGTCCGGAGCAAGAGCGTCAGCTGGCGGAATACGTCATCGCCGCCGCCGATATCTATTTTTCCATCTCGCCCACTCAAGTCCGCAAACTGGCCTACGCATTTGCGCTGCGCAACAACGTGGCGCTCCGCAAAAACTGGGCCCAAAATCAAATGGCGGGGGCGGACTGGTTGTCGGCTTTTCTCAAGAGAAACCCGTCGCTTCCCGTCAGGACCTCGGAGGCCGCCGGCGAGCTCAACGCGGGCCGTTTCGTGGCCATCTTGGAGGAGGTGCTGACCCTGTACAAGTTGGAGCCCGAATCCATGTGGAGCATGGACGAGGCGGGAATCGGCACCGCCCACGAGCCCGACCGGATCGTCAGCCGCAGAGACTACGACCAACTCGGCCGCTCCGTACAGAACCCAACCCTGGTCACGCTTTCCTGCGCCATCTCCGCCTCCGGGACCAAGATCCCGCCTTTCTTCATCTTCCCGTGCCACAGGTTCCAGCGGCATTTCTTGCTCGGCGCCCCCGACGGGAGCGCGGGAGCGGCAAATCCCCGCGGCTGGATGGAGGAGGAGCACTTTGTGGCCTTCCTCGAGCATTTTGTGCGTCACGCCAGATGCAGCCGGGAGACGCCGCGGCTGCTGCTGTTCGACAAGCGCAGCTCGCACCTGTCGCTGGACGGCCTGGAGTACGCCAAGCAGAACGGCGTGGTGCTGATGTCCTTCCCTCCGCCGTGCTCGCGCCGCCTGCAGCCCTTCAACCTGGCCGTGTTGAAGGCGCACGTCCACGCCGCCTCCGCCGCCTGGATGCTGAAGCATGCCGGCAAAACCATGAGCATCTTTGACGTCCCCAAATTGGTGGCGGCGGCCTTCCCTCTCGCGCTCACCCCGGACAACATTCGGGCGGGATTCCGGGCCAGCGGAATTTATCCCTTCAACCCGGAGATGCTCCACCAGACGGCGCTTTTGACGGCAGAACCCAGCGCGGAACCCAGCGCAGAACCCAGCGCAGAACCGTGCACGCCTCTTCCGGGGCCTTCCGCGCCATCTGGATTGAGGCCGGCGACCCCGGAAGAACTGACGACTCGCAGGAAAGAAGGCCAAAAACGAAAGGTGCCGTCAACTTGCGGCCTCGCTGACACGCCGGAGAAGAAGAAGGCGGAGCAAGGACAGCTAGCCGGCTTGTAG
- the LOC144036962 gene encoding uncharacterized protein LOC144036962 isoform X4, translating into MLAIVNTAGRKHKLCVVVIPTLFWVKYIRTLFCDASQLGCKLANGSNQHFSQGARPSGEEDAPPECQQEAESSHVKEEDEPGDEDRPESPHLKEQTGRLLLHEADITKFHVKSEDEEDEAQWSELRKTDRKCRRKTKKGLTPADVMMRAVREVKLNNKSIRSTAKKSHINYRTLARYCSKINLQEIAGDAPRPSLPVGYVKSRLVFSPEQERQLAEYVIAAADIYFSISPTQVRKLAYAFALRNNVALRKNWAQNQMAGADWLSAFLKRNPSLPVRTSEAAGELNAGRFVAILEEVLTLYKLEPESMWSMDEAGIGTAHEPDRIVSRRDYDQLGRSVQNPTLVTLSCAISASGTKIPPFFIFPCHRFQRHFLLGAPDGSAGAANPRGWMEEEHFVAFLEHFVRHARCSRETPRLLLFDKRSSHLSLDGLEYAKQNGVVLMSFPPPCSRRLQPFNLAVLKAHVHAASAAWMLKHAGKTMSIFDVPKLVAAAFPLALTPDNIRAGFRASGIYPFNPEMLHQTALLTAEPSAEPSAEPSAEPCTPLPGPSAPSGLRPATPEELTTRRKEGQKRKVPSTCGLADTPEKKKAEQGQLAGL; encoded by the exons ATGCTTGCGATTGTAAACACAGCAGGACGCAAACATAAACTTTGTGTTGTTGTCATTCCAACATTATTTTGGGTCAAATATATACGTACATTGTTTTGTGATGCAAGTCAATTGGGTTGCAAGCTTGCTAATGGCTCCAACCAACATTTCAGTCAAG GCGCGCGGCCAAGTGGAGAAGAAGATGCTCCTCCCGAGTGCCAGCAGGAGGCCGAGTCGTCCCACGTCAAAGAGGAGGACGAGCCCGGGGACGAGGACCGGCCCGAGTCGCCCCATCTCAAAGAGCAAACGGGCCGGCTGCTTCTGCACGAGGCCGACATCACCAAGTTCCACGTGAAGAGTGAAGACGAGGAAGACGAGGCTCAGTGGTCAGAGCTCAG AAAGACGGACAGGAAGTGTAGACGCAAGACCAAGAAGGGCCTGACTCCCGCCGATGTCATGATGAGGGCAGTCAGGGAGGTGAAGTTAAACAACAAGTCCATCCGGAGCACCGCCAAAAAGTCGCACATCAACTACAGAACCCTGGCAAGATATTGCTCCAAAATCAACCTGCAGGAAATCGCCGGCGATGCGCCGCGCCCGTCCCTGCCGGTCGGCTACGTCAAAAGCCGGCTGGTTTTCAGTCCGGAGCAAGAGCGTCAGCTGGCGGAATACGTCATCGCCGCCGCCGATATCTATTTTTCCATCTCGCCCACTCAAGTCCGCAAACTGGCCTACGCATTTGCGCTGCGCAACAACGTGGCGCTCCGCAAAAACTGGGCCCAAAATCAAATGGCGGGGGCGGACTGGTTGTCGGCTTTTCTCAAGAGAAACCCGTCGCTTCCCGTCAGGACCTCGGAGGCCGCCGGCGAGCTCAACGCGGGCCGTTTCGTGGCCATCTTGGAGGAGGTGCTGACCCTGTACAAGTTGGAGCCCGAATCCATGTGGAGCATGGACGAGGCGGGAATCGGCACCGCCCACGAGCCCGACCGGATCGTCAGCCGCAGAGACTACGACCAACTCGGCCGCTCCGTACAGAACCCAACCCTGGTCACGCTTTCCTGCGCCATCTCCGCCTCCGGGACCAAGATCCCGCCTTTCTTCATCTTCCCGTGCCACAGGTTCCAGCGGCATTTCTTGCTCGGCGCCCCCGACGGGAGCGCGGGAGCGGCAAATCCCCGCGGCTGGATGGAGGAGGAGCACTTTGTGGCCTTCCTCGAGCATTTTGTGCGTCACGCCAGATGCAGCCGGGAGACGCCGCGGCTGCTGCTGTTCGACAAGCGCAGCTCGCACCTGTCGCTGGACGGCCTGGAGTACGCCAAGCAGAACGGCGTGGTGCTGATGTCCTTCCCTCCGCCGTGCTCGCGCCGCCTGCAGCCCTTCAACCTGGCCGTGTTGAAGGCGCACGTCCACGCCGCCTCCGCCGCCTGGATGCTGAAGCATGCCGGCAAAACCATGAGCATCTTTGACGTCCCCAAATTGGTGGCGGCGGCCTTCCCTCTCGCGCTCACCCCGGACAACATTCGGGCGGGATTCCGGGCCAGCGGAATTTATCCCTTCAACCCGGAGATGCTCCACCAGACGGCGCTTTTGACGGCAGAACCCAGCGCGGAACCCAGCGCAGAACCCAGCGCAGAACCGTGCACGCCTCTTCCGGGGCCTTCCGCGCCATCTGGATTGAGGCCGGCGACCCCGGAAGAACTGACGACTCGCAGGAAAGAAGGCCAAAAACGAAAGGTGCCGTCAACTTGCGGCCTCGCTGACACGCCGGAGAAGAAGAAGGCGGAGCAAGGACAGCTAGCCGGCTTGTAG
- the LOC144036966 gene encoding uncharacterized protein LOC144036966 isoform X1: MCKVQMLRALVNQRLSAAVEEILVAVETTVAEYEEELCRSKEEIERQRKLLDAILKPSVDVRIQQADNPCEQQQHEPEQHYVKKEVEEDDDEEHSNFPAVVPEQQREAALARVKEEKKDEEAPHVREQLELLAEFPGQTDGSGKRKARSAHLDGREEPASVWEDAADVPGAVELLDDSSSSTFGEADKRKSSSCFAWTMADKETMAAFFEEYPMFYDTFLDDFKDVNSKRAVVKKFVKEKFQDKGRRVPTYKQVMGFLKNYRTRFVKLNSRRSEQADEQLTATEHWILNSFAYLRPHIKKRRGRATYQFPSSKTSPKRRSHPQPPSNASDSEADDAVPTTSTVADHKGAEGGGVAGRQNSRDAAAAVRVSADELLSQILTGADHQRAGHAPSLSSHEEEVKSFARYLTTLMMKIPEGPIWNDYRQQVLALTVGRGGRS; the protein is encoded by the exons ATGTGTAAAGTCCAGATGCTGAGAGCTTTGGTGAATCAGCGACTCAGTGCTGCTGTTGAAGAAATTCTTGTGGCGGTCGAAACCACCGTCGCGGAGTACGAGGAGGAACTTTGTCGATCGAAAGAGGAGATCGAGCGACAACGAAAACTGCTGGACGCCATTTTGAAGCCTTCAGTTGACGTTCGGATACAGCAAGCAG ACAATCCctgtgagcagcagcagcatgaaCCCGAGCAACACTACGTAAAAAAGGAGGTagaagaggatgatgatgaggagcaCTCCAACTTTCCCG CTGTTGTGCCAGAGCAGCAGCGTGAAGCGGCGCTCGCACGtgttaaagaagaaaagaaagacgaGGAGGCGCCGCACGTGCGAGAGCAGTTGGAGCTGCTGGCAGAGTTTCCAG GCCAGACGGACGGAAGCGGCAAGAGGAAGGCCAGGAGCGCCCACTTGGACGGCCGGGAAGAGCCGGCTTCCGTTTGGGAGGACGCGGCGGACGTCCCCGGCGCCGTCGAGCTGCTGGACGACTCGTCCTCCTCCACCTTCGGCGAGGCCGACAAAAGGAAGAGCTCCTCCTGCTTTGCTTGGACGATGGCCGACAAGGAAACGATGGCCGCCTTTTTTGAGGAGTACCCCATGTTCTACGACACCTTTTTGGACGACTTTAAGGACGTCAACAGCAAACGAGCCGTGGTCAAGAAGTTTGTGAAAGAGAAATTTCAAGACAAGGGCCGGCGCGTGCCCACGT acaagCAAGTCATGGGCTTCCTGAAGAATTACCGGACTCGCTTCGTCAAGCTCAACAGCCGGCGCTCGGAGCAGGCCGACGAGCAGCTGACGGCGACGGAGCATTGGATTCTGAACAGCTTTGCGTACCTGCGGCCGCATATCAAGAAGAGGCGCGGCAGAGCAACGTACCAG ttCCCATCTTCCAAGACGTCCCCCAAAAGACGATCGCATCCGCAGCCGCCGTCAAATGCATCGGACAGCGAAGCGGACGATGCGGTGCCGACCACCAGCACGGTTGCTGACCATAAGGGAGcggagggtgggggggtggcTGGCCGGCAGAACAGCCGggatgccgccgccgccgtccgtGTGAGCGCCGATGAGCTGCTTTCACAG ATTTTGACGGGAGCCGATCATCAGCGAGCCGGACACGCCCCCTCGCTCTCCAGCCACGAGGAGGAGGTGAAGAGCTTCGCCCGCTATCTGACCACGCTCATGATGAAGATTCCGGAAGGTCCGATTTGGAACGACTACCGGCAGCAGGTGCTGGCTCTCACCGTGGGCCGCGGCGGTCGAAGCTGA